The DNA window GAACATCAAAATATAACAGTAAGAATTTTTCATGAAAATtactcttatttttaaaaaatacagcacagaAGCTAAGTGTGTCTTTCAAGAGAATATTGCTCTGTCTGAGGTGTTAAAAGCTATACGCTTTTCCACAGGAAGAACAAAGGTCGGTCAGGTATTGTACAGTGCAAGTGAAAGTAGTGTGTTTCTGCTGGTAAAAAAATAGTCCCGTTAAatagtcttttttaaaagtatagcCCTCATAAAAACCGTTATTTTGAGCACTATAAACATGGTTCTTGGCTAAGAGAGCATTTTTATTTGCTCAAACGGCTATCACtaaaatgtggggtgggggcggatcAGAGGAAGGCACTCATGGCTGACGAGGCTGGAGCGGGCTGCTTGAACAGTTGACATAGTTTGAGCGAGCTGAGTGGAGAACAATATGCAAGGTGAGAATcaacaagggaagagaaatgggcGCAAAGCAGCTGGAGCCTTACTTTTTGCTGGGCTTGGCCTTGAAAGGGTCCTTGTAACACGTGCAGTCAGTTCCAAAACTGAGCAGATTCACCGCAACTGAAACAACCTTAAGCTTGCACACAGCATCTCCAGTGCCTTCCATCCTCCCTTGGCTGACCAAGTGAGGCTCCACCCCATCCAGCTGCTCCTGTTGAGATTCTCCCTCCTGTCCCAAAAatacttcttcctcctctccccctggtTTTCCCTCAAGTCCGGCAAGCAAGGAAAAGAACAGCTTGCACAGACAAGGCAAGGGCGCGCACGTCCCTGAGCGTCAACCAGTGCCTGAAAGgaatttggattggattggaagcAGTAGATCCTGATGATCTCCCTCTTTGATAGGACTTGGGTGGGCAGTCACGGTGCTGCGGTTGGGCCACCCtaccactcccaaaggggcttcctggagACACTGGGAGGCTTCACAAGAGTGACAGCCTCcttgccaccaagaagcccccatagCGTGCACTAGGTGTACACCACCCAAAACAGTTGTGTAAATCATTGCTTGCAGCCTCTGGCACTGTGGGGCAAAAGGCCAGGAGAAAACCAATCAACTTCAGCTCTTCCTCCAAGCATGCCCTGGCCCACCACTGCTATGTGGTGCAGGTGCAGGGACACCATCACTGTGTCCTGTGCTGCTTCCCAGTTCTGGGGCACACTTTGATGAAACCGCCTCTCTGCCAAGGTACCGGTAAGAACCCAGGGaaagcaaatctgctggcacagccaTATGCCGCATCCAAGGGTAGGTTTGGCTCTGATGTTGTGCATAATTGTCATATTAaattttcaacatttcaggcagaactTCATTTAgaagaatgccttttaaaattgacctattctttaaaatgttttattgcgtACATGGAGTTTATCTTCAGTCAGACAGTGAAGATCCTCATGCTGTagcggcagctgctgctaaaacaagttttcagaaaaatcagcATGGTCAGTCAGAAGGCCTGCTGGGCAACAGCCCCACTTGGCCccatccattttctaaaaacacttcatGGGCACCAGGAGGAATGTCTATGAACTTAGTAAATGTGTTTCATTACCATAACATTTCAAAGGCATTAAGACCTTTGGTCATACAAGCTTAACAGTAAAAGGAAAGGAATTCACTACTAGACTCTGTTTACATTCTGGCTCCTCTTTACCTTTTTAGCCCTTTCATTTGTTATGATTTCATGTTCCTCTgtatctttcttttctctccctgctGCTTTAGGAATGTTCATGAATTTGGGATTTCTTCTCTATCATTTTTTCCTGCACTCCAGTATACTTGTTCTCCTTTCATGCTTTATGTATCTCTGTTTCAACATTTTTCCTGTTTCATATTGACATGATTACACTAAATCCTTAAACTATTACAACCTCTTTCATTTTGGGCAGGTGGCAGTAAATTCTATACCAGTGGTTcacaacctgtgggtcgcgacccctttgggggtcaaacgaccctttcacaggggtcacctaagattgtctgcatcagtgttcttcatctgtaaaatggataaatgttagggttgggggtcatcacaacacgaggaactgtattaaagggtcgcggcattaggaaggttaagaatcACTGTTCTGTACTCTGTAGGAATGCCCAGTCTTTCAAGCATTGATGTGCTATGTTTAATTGTATCGatgtttaattgtatttttacatttcaGGCACCTTctaaaaagaaaattgaaattaGTACTATTGCAAGCAACTATCATCTTGAAGTTAACCCAAGGTAACTTATAATAACAAGGAATACTTTTTTATACTAATATAGATTGTAGGAAAGATGGACAGCACAATCGGACAGCACAATCTAACAGGACAATCTGATTGGGAGGGGCTGAATGTAGCTGTGGAGCCAGTGCAGGCCTGTACTGATGTGGTTTCCCACTCTGTTGGCACAAGAGGCACCCTCTGCTCTGTGGTGACAAGACCCGAAAGTTGCAGCCGCTGGAACTgtaggggtggggcattccttgggggtggagtcaacattATCCCCTTTTCACGTAAAGGTCAGAGAAGTATTGTaaattcatccaccacatgctgaaccatctttgttttaggtTGCTCTGCCTAGGGCCTATCTAGTTCTGTTAGGTTATAGTAGGCTTCCACCGtaggtggcgtaagtccatttagccctctggaggtggtgtggatTGGGCTTCCCATGTTTAAAAACTGCAAGACATATCTTCAATAAGGATTCTTTAGACAGGGAGACGTTTTTCAAAAGAACAGAAACAGTTTCTTTCCAAGAAGATCTTACTGTTtgaatttgaaaataaaaacttctgtagcatcagttaaaaaaacagtCTACCAAAAGTGTTTTGGGGCATAAGCTTTCTAGAGTCAAAATAGATACCTCAAAATTCTTGATGGTCTGTAAGGTGtaactggacttaaatctagctgctctgctgcagaccagcatggctacttCTGAAATTGTTGAAAGCTTGACTCTCTGCTTGTGATTCTGCATCTTGTTGCCAAACTGTTTTGTCCCAACTTGCAGTTATACAAAGGCAGTGGTTATCCAAGTTAATCTATGAAGTCAAGATTTCTCTTAGTGACTTAGTCAGTTCGCATGGTCTGTGTCCCAGATCACATATTTCCATTGAGGAACTTTATTCTGAAGGTGAAACAAGGACACCTTGAGTCAACTaatgattgtttttttaaaaaagtctcccCCATAAGGGAGGGcaaccagctggcttgtgtggatGTTGGGTTTCAAGCATCTTGTGCTTCTGTTTCTGTATGATTTCTGAACTGTTAATTAGAAACTATTTAGATCCATTTCCTGCAAAAAAAGAGCTTCCACCAAAGAGCTAAAATCCAGTGATAATATGCTGTAATAATTTGGTCTCTCTTAGACAGAATATATAATGCTCATGATTTTGAACCTGAAAGTCAAAATGTTGCTGAAGGCAGCCAGAAAGTCTATATTTTGTTTCATCTTTAGTATGTGCTCTATATGCTTGTACTCCTTATTATCAGAGATCTTGCTGTTTAAAGTTTGTAACTGATTGGTATAGATAATAGTTTTACTCCTGTGTGTCCTTGCAGATTAGGGAGAATTATGTACTTGGAGATTGTTGGTGAGCACAAATAttccttgttttatttatgtaactatttatatcctcctttttctGCCATCACTGGTGGCCTAACGCAGGTTAAAAACTGCCCTGATGTTGCTGATGGCTTTTCATGTGCATTCTGTTGTGTATGGAGTTTTCTTTTGCACAGAAAGCGAAGAGGTTTATGCTTCCATGGGAGCTCCATGTAGCATTGGCGATTCCAGTGGGGTAGTTCCATACATTCAACTTGGTACACAGGAGGTGAAGTCCTGTGCACGCTTACGGGGCGAATAAACCACATTTAACCCACTGAGATGTCAAAAAAAATTGTACTTTGGAAAATAAAAACCAGGTGTTTATGTCTGAACTTCCTCTTTAGTGATGCAGGAAACAGTGATCGGGTGGTGATTCAGGAATTATTGAAGACAGTAGCACAATCACAGCAACTTGAGACAAGCACTCAGCGAGATTTTAAAGGTCTGTACATGAGATATACACTtggattaaaaaaagaagtctctTAATGGGTAGAACAAGACCACTTGTGTACTTTGTCTTGGTCCCCTCTTTCACATTCATATTCTCCAGCTCCTTTTGTGTCCTAttcagagatgtaaaatttccagacatTTTAAATACGTGGAGGGAAAACAGGCTGAGCTAGGCTGTTTATTCTGCACACACGTTTGAATGCTACACAAGTAAAATCACCTTCTACTCCATTCTGGCACAGACTGAGGTGTAGAAGCTGCTCCCATCCCATATTACTAAGGAGTCTGTTTGAATAGTCTAGCTGCATAGTGAGGCTGAACAGGTTTTCCAGCAGCTGCTACATTTCACTGTACGGAATGTCTGACATGTATAAAAGACGTATGTGGGTAAGCCCATATTCTTGCAGTTGGACATCTCATGATATTGTACCATGAAATGAAGACCCCAAATGCGAATTATGGTAAAGAGTACCTCAggggcctgggccatccaggtcaggaaatgTTTCCTCCTTGTCTGTTGTATTCAGTTCAACTGGATGCTTTATTAAAGTTCACTGTGCATCTAGCATTATAAAAGATAACTTTCTGTTTGGTTTTAGTGGTGCTGTTGACAGAAGTGGACAAACTTACCAAAGATGCCCAGCATGCATTGCGACGGACCATGGAGAAGTATATGGCTACCTGTAGATTAATTCTGTGCAGCAATTCCACATCAAAAGTCATTGCACCTATCAGAAGCAGGTGCTTAGCAGTGCGAGTGCCTGCCCCCAGCATTGAAGAAGTAGGTTTTGACAACTGTGAACTAATTACTTGTGCTGTTTAAGCTGCTATATTATTAATATACAAAATGTTTGCAACAAGTTTTAATCCTTGTTTCAGGAcggttggtgtagtggttaagagcaagtggactctaatctgaaggactgggtttaattccccactccccacagtGGAGGACTCCTATCTCGTGATCTGGAttttttccttgctcctacacatgaagcctaatgggtgtccttgggctagtcacagttctttggaactctctcttagcttcacctacctcacaaggtgtcttttgtggggagaggaagggaacagacTTCGTAAGCTACTTTAAGTCTtgttataagagagaaagggtctataaatccaaactcttctccttcttaattTATTCCTTTTTTGGTTTCCAAGCTTTTTTGTCTAAGTGTGTTCAGACATACTAGTTAGAGTCTACACAGGACCTTTCTAAGAGCTGAGCATGTTTCATATGCATATTAAGTCATTTTTGCAACCTAATAAAATGGCATATTGGTACTTACTTGACAGTTTATCTATTtgcttcacttatttatttatcctACCTTTCTGTTCAGTGGGAACCTGAAGCAGCTTACGTTGTTCTTCCCTTTTAGCTTCATAACAATTCTGGGAAATGGGTTaaactgagggtgtgtgactggctccCAAGTCACCCACCAAACTTCTATGGCAGcgcaaggatttgaacctggatctttcaGATCCTATTTGGACACTAACCACTGCCCCAGGCTGGCTGAAAAGAATGATAGGAATTGCCAGTTGAGTTCATAGATAAGCTCAGATTTGGATCTAATGTTTAGAGATCAGATTGGTTACTGTTGTTAACCACCATGGTTCATTAAAACCTTAGGTGAAACGTCTACATTTTTATGTAACGTTGGCAAATTCAGGTCCAGATTGTCCAGTCGTCTTTGGAGGCATGGTATATATTATGGCACCTAACCAGTTCTGTCATCATTAGTTAGCCGTAACAAGTGCCAAATGTTTTGTGCTCTCCATGATTGATTGCACAGTGCCATTTTGGCTGCATCTCTTCTGCCTGAAGGAGACCAAGGAGTAATTGCCGTTGCTGTTTGTCTGTGACCCAAAAGGCAATAGAAGGGACAATCCGTATATGGAAAAGCATGCACAGGAATGGCCATGTTGGTTCCACTTCTTCTATAGTGTCCAGAGCTTCTGATCCAAATGAGTGGGGCAGGCAAAGGACAGGCAACAAATGACTGCAAAATGCTACAGATCAAGGATGATCTGTAGACAGTTGTTCCCTGTGTGCCATTCAGTTGACAGGACTGTCTTCCCAGTGGTCGGCATTCCAAACTAATCACTGTTCTGTTGAACTTCTAGATCTGCAGTGTATTGTCCGGTGTTTGTAAAAAGGAAGGTCtggttcttcctccagaactggcTCGGAGGATTGCAGAAAAGTCTGGGAGAAACCTCCGAAAGGCCCTTCTGATGTGTGAGGCTTGCCGAGTCCAGCAGTAAGTCGAGGAGATCAAACTGGTCCAGGATAAAGTTTGTTGTTTCCCTCTTTGTTTTGAGCAAATCCAAAGAGTGTGCTTTTTCGTAGGTGTCCTTTCACTCCTGATCAAGAAGTTTCTGAGGCTGACTGGGAAGTGTACCTGAAAGAGACGGCAAATGCTATTGTCAGTCAGCAGACTCCCCAGAGGTAGGTGACCCCATTGGGCTGTAGCTGCAAATTGTTGTTAATAGAATGTAAAAAAAGTCACACAGCTTTCTGACTGTAACCATGTGCTGCTTTCTGTTAGAATTTCTAGGCTGCCTTTCTAGGAACTGGGTTTAAAGCTATAGGaggcaggccccttccgcacaggcagcagCGGGTTCATAAAACCTGTGTCTGCTGCGCTGCCACCATTTGTATGGCAGGTGCAGGAGCCATACGGGATcccagaggcagaaggcagcatggtttgttatgtttctgtgcaaaccatgcagctgagaatccACCCCACCTACCTTCATGGCATGGCAGCTGCCTATTAGAGTATTCCCTCTATTGGTGGCTGCCTGTGGAATTTACCTTAATGGTggaagaaagggggtggggattggacGCTCCTGCTTGCTGTACttcgcactctctctctctctctctctctctctctctctctctctctctctctctctctctctctctctctctctctctctctctctcactcgcACGCACGcacagggacggagcgaggggggaaagcgcctggtgcactggtgcgtcctctgcccctgctatgcccagtctgcccccgcccccggaatacccccgccatgccccacaggggcacacacccagtgcgtcacgtaccccctatccccttggagctacgcctctgcacacaggcacacaacacacacacaaagtcttgATAATGAAATCATGCTTGTCAGTATGTAATCGTTTTGAAGCCATATATTGTAAACACCTGCCCAGATCACTGTTCATAGTTTGTGTGAAAGCCAGGAAAGCGTGAACCTCCAGAGAATGCACATGTCTGGGCAGTCGTGAATGTTGCCCATTTGCTGGATGACATTTGCAGGAGGCTCTGCTctgatgagcaaagctgtcatggtgAAAGATCGGccaggggggtgggtggtggtggtggtggtggtggtgacccCACAGATATGAGGGACCAAGCCACTGAAGGGCTTTTGGTCTTACAAAATACAGCTGGTAAAATCAGTTATTAAATGCCCCCATTAGTTGGTGTCTGCAATGTTGTAAGATCTTGTGTTTAACTGAGCGATCAAACTTGCTTGTTCAGTGCAATGCGGTTGTGCCAACTGGAATTGATGAGGGCAgcttttttgtgtatgtgcagaGCTTAACATTCCCCCGTCCCTACTTATGAAGAACAGTGGTGTTGGCACTAATTCATTGCTGTCCTAATGCTGTTATGGCTGCCAAACATTTGTCTGGCTTTTGATTCAGTGCTGGCAAAAATATAATGACAGCATGACAGAGTGAATTTTGGAGACTTTTACTCTTCGCTGCTGTGAGACAGATGATATTGTTAGTTATGTGTTCTGCTCCTGACTTCTGTAAAACTTCATAATGACTTGTAATTTTCTAATATTGTTTCAGTTGTTGTTTCAAAACCAGAAACGAAGCAATGTGGTTGAATGTTGACGGAGAATTACTTTGTGTGTGCATCTTATAAATCTAGAAAACATTTATACTATCTTTGTCTGCAACATGCAGAATCAAAATGGAACAAGGGAAGAAGACATAAAATGTCTCTCTTCAGTCTGCAGAGATGCACTGGTGGAAGAAATTGCAGCTTTCATTCCCTTCTACTCCCCCTCCCAGTCTACGTGGCTATTGGGTGCAAGAGTCCCATGACCCACAGGAGAAGACTTTCCTGGGTTTTGAAAAGACTCCTGGGGTGAAGGGGGATATAGGAATGGTCTATCGAAGTCAGCATCTTCCTTTGGTTGCTTGTGGAAGCCAACC is part of the Sphaerodactylus townsendi isolate TG3544 linkage group LG04, MPM_Stown_v2.3, whole genome shotgun sequence genome and encodes:
- the RFC3 gene encoding replication factor C subunit 3 isoform X1 yields the protein MSLWVDKYRPSSLGKLDYHREQAAQLRNLVQCGDFPHLLVYGPSGAGKKTRIMCLLRELYGSGVEKLRIEHQNITAPSKKKIEISTIASNYHLEVNPSDAGNSDRVVIQELLKTVAQSQQLETSTQRDFKVVLLTEVDKLTKDAQHALRRTMEKYMATCRLILCSNSTSKVIAPIRSRCLAVRVPAPSIEEICSVLSGVCKKEGLVLPPELARRIAEKSGRNLRKALLMCEACRVQQCPFTPDQEVSEADWEVYLKETANAIVSQQTPQRLLEVRGRLYELLTHCIPPEILLKGLLSELLSNCDGQLKGEVAQMAAFYEHRLQLGSKSIFHLEAFVAKFMALFKKFMEDGLEAMVF
- the RFC3 gene encoding replication factor C subunit 3 isoform X2 → MCLLRELYGSGVEKLRIEHQNITAPSKKKIEISTIASNYHLEVNPSDAGNSDRVVIQELLKTVAQSQQLETSTQRDFKVVLLTEVDKLTKDAQHALRRTMEKYMATCRLILCSNSTSKVIAPIRSRCLAVRVPAPSIEEICSVLSGVCKKEGLVLPPELARRIAEKSGRNLRKALLMCEACRVQQCPFTPDQEVSEADWEVYLKETANAIVSQQTPQRLLEVRGRLYELLTHCIPPEILLKGLLSELLSNCDGQLKGEVAQMAAFYEHRLQLGSKSIFHLEAFVAKFMALFKKFMEDGLEAMVF